In Oncorhynchus gorbuscha isolate QuinsamMale2020 ecotype Even-year linkage group LG26, OgorEven_v1.0, whole genome shotgun sequence, the DNA window CTGATCGATCTTTTATCTCTTCAGATTAGACTGAAGACAGAATATCCACAGAGGGCATTCCCAGGCTCCATCACCACTGGCAGAGGCAGCCCCTGGCACTCCACCTGTCGCCTGTACTCATCCATCGCCTGGTGAGAGCCTCCAGGGATAAAGGGTTGCTCAGGCTTCCTGCAACGAGGGCCCATCTCCCCAAGAGCTGCTGGTCTATTCGTGGTGGATCCATGGGTTTAAGGAGGTCCTCACAGCCTAAAGCAGCAGCAGTTGATTGGCTAAAAGACAGGAAGTAGAGGAGAGTCGTGGCACATAGACTGAACATGGCTTCAGTGTCTAGGTCTCACTATATCTATGCACCAGTATatcaataaatcaaatgtatttatcaagccccttttacatcagccgatgtcacaaagtgctatacagaaacccagcctaaaaccccaaacaacaagcaatgcagatgtataTCTATTTACTGTGggtctatctatatctataaaaTCTACAATATGTATCACTATATGTTATATATTTCTATGTCTCAATATATCTATCTTATATAtttctatatctacagtatctatctactgtctatgtgtcactgatgtgtctgtctgtatcgaACACTGGTGCTTAGCTAGAGGGGTCCAGTATAATACATGTAGCTCTCCTGTCATGCTATGGCACAATGTTCTTCAATATCAGAAAGTTCCCAGTTGCAACAGAATGACAGTAAAAGGGCTATTTCCCCTGGCAAATCCAGGATTGCGAAATAAAAACATAATTTTTTGGTTTATCTATGTTTTGTGCACACGTATTAAAAAATATTGACAAAAAAGAACAATTCAATATTAAAGTCAGGCAAGATCTCACATTACACACACCACTGTACACATACACATCTAAACACatctaaataaataatataaatcaAATAAAGATGAGAGATTGCAATTTCTTTATACATCAACAATAATATTTGAATGTACAAATACTTTTTTTGTAACTAAAGGGAATTCAAAAGACCTACAAAGTCATATGTAAAGTCTTAAAATCTGGGGACATTAAAAAAAGTAATTTATGAATATAGAATTTACTTATAAGTATCATAACATTAACAATGAATTCGAGTTTCTTATCTATGTTATTGGAATTTTTTTGAAAGTATTTTCTGCTCAGGGTAAAGTTATATATAGACTTAGCGAGTTGAGAAATATACAACAAGATCATCCCAGAGTTCTACAATTATGACTGAACGATATTTAGACAGCAGGCTTTTGGTAGTTTGCACGATTAGTCACATGACATGCTCAGGGGAGCATGACAAGGATATGCAGTACAGGTTAATCTTAATAAAATGCATGATCTCATTTCATTCACACAGTTACACTAGGTCTTTACACCCCATAGACGCCAGTTTATTTACATAATATGACGAACGTCAATCTGTAAAATATTAGCCAATAAAACGCGCGCTATGATTTATTGTTGGGATTTCAATCAATATATTTCCTCGTTTCAGTAGGTTGACCAATCACCTTGTTAGTACAGCCTATCAGGAAGTATCTAGAGCCCTCCTTATTTTATGTTGTCAACCCGCTGATcctgcaagctaactagctagcacgCGAAGTAAATCGTTGGGTGAACTATAATTCGACTGAGTTTAACGTTACTCGTTGGTTGAAGAAAATTTCATTTTAATCGCTGACATTGGCTGTGGTTGTCCTGGAGTCGTCAAGAAAGGCGAGACATTAACGCGTTAGCCTGTTTTCTACCAAGTTGCTAACCAGATCCGttgacagctagctagctagctactgtagcttgGCAGCTAACTGTCTGTATTGAGTTACCACAGCAAAGCTACGTAGTACGTGGTCTCAACCCTGCACTTCCGAGCCGTCGCCGTCCTATCAAGCAATTTTAAGATTTTACTTGGTTAAAGACCTCTCATGTCAATGACACTCTTCACGAAGTGGTAAGGTTATGATCTTGGCTATGTTGTGTTGGATGATGTTTATCTAGTAACTAGCTAGGTAAGTTAGTAGTTAAGCCTATATAATCTAATTAAACCAGACTGTAGCCCCTTAATAGGTGTAACTAACTAGCTGTCATGTTAGAGCTAGTAATTTTTAAGAAACATGACAGCTTGGTTACTTCTTTAAATAACAGGATGGTTATCATAGCTAATAGGTAGGCTACGGTGTAGAAAAGGCTAGTTAGCTACATCTTTTGACCATCCGCTACCAAGGCTTCTCACTGTCACCCCCAGCTGTTTGTTgtcacacaccaatcacatgatGGCTATTCTATCGTGTTTTCCCAGAAAGGACAGAAATTCCTCATCATTAGGTTAAATAAACTATTTCCAGTTTCAGTACAGAGTAGGAAGTGAAGTCACTTGTTCTACATTCCAGTGTTAACATCTGTTCTCTTGTCACTCAGGCACATCATCCTGTGATGACTCAACTTAGTGATACCCACATCTTTTTttcaaactatactgaacaaaaatataaaacgcaacatgtaaagttttagtcctatgtttcatgaaattaaataaaagatcccagacatctTCCATATGTGCTaaaagcttatttttctcaaattttgtacacaaatttgtttacatccctgttagtgaccatttctcctttgccaagataatccatccacctgaccaatGTGGCATATCATGAAGCTGATTAAATGGCATACAAagccacaggtgcaccttgtgctggggacaataaaaggccactctaaaatgtgcagatttgtgtcacaacacaatgccacagatgtctcaagttgagggagtgtgcaattggcatgctgactgcaggaatgtccacaacAGATGTTGCcaaataattgaatgttcatttctctaccataagccacctcaagtcgttttagaaaatttggcagtacatccgaCCAAccttacaaccgcagaccacgtgtaactaaGCCAGCCcagcatatctgtattcccagtccatgtgaaatccatagattagggcctaatgaatttatttcaattgaaggATTTCCTtctgtgaactgtaactcagtaaaaaaattGAAATTGTAGCATTTTGCATTTAATTTTGTTCAGCGCAGGGGAAGGATGGAGAAGTGGTTTACTTTGAAACTGACTGTGACTAATATTGTTTTTCCCAATAGCATTCACTAGCCTAACCACTGTGACAGCTGCTCTGGTCTGCATAATAATAGCAAAGTCGTCAAAAATGTTTAATCCCTGCCACTTTCAGATCCACTTTCTTGTGAATCAGCATGAAATGAGAGAAAATCGGCCTCACATCAGTCATTGTTTAGATGTACAACTAGCTTATcctttctgtatttcaatgttaaTGTTTAATCTTCATCTTCGTGCTGGACAGACAAAAGGAGAGCGGCATTTACTCCATGGCTAATCAAATTACAGATGCAAGCACTGTTGTAGAAAATCAATGTTTATCTCtcttccccacccctctctctcatccctctcttccgtCAGGTCCCTATTGCTATGAGGATCTGCAGAGCCCTGCTGTAAGCCTGAGCCATGAACTCCGTGTCTCCCAGTGCAGTTCAGTATGTGGGGGGAGTAGGAGTGGTGTGTCAGGAGGACACCCTccagagagaggagaccaagAGGCCTCAGCAGCCACAGCTGGTGGACCCTGGTGGAGGAAGTGGCTTTGGGAAGCGGCAGGGTACTGATGTCGGTGGGGGTGGAACCAGAGATGCCACCACCGCTGGAGAGCCAGACGAGGTGGACAAACTCAAGACCAAGCTGATGTCGGCATGGAATAATGTCAAATACGGTCAGTCAGTGGGTTCATTTGAACTTTTTTCCATAAGGTGGATAGTTCTATATAGGTGTTTAAATAGCAACAAACATAACTTCAAGTTTTTCTATACAGTCCGTTTTAACAATGgctttttttattttcttaagAAATAGCAACAAGGGGATTTTATAGTCTTTGTACTTTCTGTGTGAATAATCTTTGTTAGgtctttttttttttctctcaacaGAAGTCTCATACAAAGCTATGTGTAATAGCCCTCCTGAAGTCCACTTCCCCCTTCCTCACCCAGTCATCAAGACATAAAGAAACCCCTCTAAAAAGGTCTGTTCTGTTTCTTTTCCCTCTTTAGGCTGGTCAGTCAAGTCGAAGACCACATTCAACAAGAGCTCTCCGGTGACTGTAATGGGCCACTCCTATCTGCTCAATAGTGAAGGTAGCTAACCTCCAACAACCCCACTCCCAACTTCAAAAGACTTCCTGGTAAAATAGATGACGCTCTCTGCTCCATACCCAGTGAGGAAAAACTGGTTGGAAATATGTATTTTAACCAGTTCTGCTCCCTGggtatctctctccccttccagaCGAGGTGGAGTGGTTCAGGCGGGCGTTCGTGTCTCGGCTGTGGCTGACCTACCGTAGGGAGTTCCCCCAGCTGGATGGCTCCACCTTGACTACAGACTGTGGCTGGGGCTGCATGCTGCGGAGCGGACAGATGCTGCTGGCCCAGGGCCTACTACTACATCTGCTGCCACGAGGTGAGACAACTCATAGAGTTAGAAAGAGGGCTCTAAATGGGTAGAGATACAAAGATGGGTCCTCTTCCTAACTCTGAGACAACTGCACCAAATCTGGCCCAATCCCCCAAATATGCACATACaattgtggagatctgagaggatttgtTTGGTATAAGCAATATGATCGGTGAAACTTAcacctagcagggtggagctatTAACATATTGCATACACCTGTCagatcctctcagatctccaccaGGGCGTAGGGGTCCATTTGGGATGgggcccctgtctctctcactcttgttTCTCTTTCTGCCACATCTCTCTtcaactgtttctctctctctttcctggtctgtctcccctctctctcctctatccacctctccatcGATCACTACTAACTAACTGTCTGTATTGTGTTGTCTAGACTGGTCGTGGCCAGACGCCCAGCAGTTCGCCGATGTAGACTTTGAGGCTCTGAGACCCCGCTCCCCGTCCCGCGCTGGTGGTGTACCCATCCCCTCCTTCGGCTACTCCTCCTCCTTGCGGACCCCCACCACGCCCCAGAAGACCTCCATGCCAGGGGGCACGGCTCTCAACCATACCCAGAAGAAGAGGCCCGAGTCGGGCAGGGACAGGCAGGCTGAGCCCCTCCACCGGAGGGTTGTGGCCTGGTTTGGGGATGAGCCCCCGGCCCCGTTTGGCGTGCACCAGCTGGTAGAATTGGGGAAGAGCTCAGGGAAGAAGGCGGGGGACTGGTACGGCCCCTCAGTGGTGGCACACATACTACGGTGAGGAGCCCCCATGGGGTGTGGTCAAGATAATGATGTTGTCAGAGCATCAGCCATAGAAGTAGAATCTATAAAACATACCTCATTCAAGTCAGTGATGGCATTAGCATGCATTTGATT includes these proteins:
- the atg4da gene encoding cysteine protease ATG4D, which encodes MNSVSPSAVQYVGGVGVVCQEDTLQREETKRPQQPQLVDPGGGSGFGKRQGTDVGGGGTRDATTAGEPDEVDKLKTKLMSAWNNVKYGWSVKSKTTFNKSSPVTVMGHSYLLNSEDEVEWFRRAFVSRLWLTYRREFPQLDGSTLTTDCGWGCMLRSGQMLLAQGLLLHLLPRDWSWPDAQQFADVDFEALRPRSPSRAGGVPIPSFGYSSSLRTPTTPQKTSMPGGTALNHTQKKRPESGRDRQAEPLHRRVVAWFGDEPPAPFGVHQLVELGKSSGKKAGDWYGPSVVAHILRKAVAKTSEVHNLAVYVAQDCTVYKKDVVHLCDQSLNQSISDPEPSGPGWKSVIILVPVRLGGDSLNPSYIKCVRNILRLECCIGIIGGKPKHSLFFIGCQDEQLLYLDPHYCQAVVDVTQDNFPLESFHCSSPRKMPFSRMDPSCTIGFYAKNKKDFESLCSAVCVALSLPEEKYPIFTFVEGQAQDYGLVGHSSSYPHYDTSPTPGPAHMLPQGKLSRSNNMGSSDDFVFL